A stretch of DNA from Oreochromis aureus strain Israel breed Guangdong linkage group 23, ZZ_aureus, whole genome shotgun sequence:
atttttgatAAGTGTTTTGTTGCTAGGCAATAAatcagtttctgtgtgtgtagatacatgtgtgtctttgtttctACATTGTTTTGTTAAGCAGCTTTTAGTTGGCTGTCTACCAGCAGTAAATATGACGCCCAGTTCCTACCTGGGTGGAGGTGTTTCGTCACCAATGCTGAGCCTGCTTGCAATTTATTTTACCCCACTTCAGATTCTTAGCATATGAATAAGAACCGAACTCATTGTCAGTCTTATTACTGCTTCATCTAAACCTGTTCGGTGAAAATGAAACAGTCGCTGATGTCGAGGAATGTAAAGTGTGGGTGTGAAAGGCTTTTAGAAGGTTTATAGTATTTCTTTGTAGGAAGAAAAATGTGCAAGACAAATCAGAGTGAAGTGAGCAAAGCACAGagagaagagagggagagaaatggTTGTGATGATTGTAGTTCACCTGAGAAATGTACCCTATCTGTAATCTTTCTCCTAAGAGGTGACAAATGATTGTGTTCTTTGAAATTTGCAATGACAAAATTCTTTGTCATTGCACAGCTGTGGATAAGAACATGTGCTCAGCTCCCCAGAGGACCACCCAAATGCTTTCACAGACTCATAAATCAGCTTCAGAGGATCAGCTACAGAAGTCTCCTGAGGATAGCCTACTGCAGAGTCAAAACAGCCCTCCTGATTCTTGCCGGGGGGGAATCATTCTTTATGCATACAGAACTAAGTTGAACAAGGTAGTTTAAAGATTTAGAGACACACTAGGCTGTATAATATTATCAAAACACTCTTTTGAGTTTCTACTTGAAAACAAATCAATGATTCATAAATGAAGAACAAACATTCCTCAGACTTTTTGGTTCATAATGACGCGATAGCATCGTTAGTGCCTACAAATTTGTGGATGTGATTAAAAgctcccattccaccacattTTAAAGGTGTCAAAAAGTTCAGAAAGAGGTGATCGTGGTCAGCAATATGCTCAGGTAGACTCTGGTATTTAAAACAATGCTCAGTCAGTATTAAGGGGCCCTGAAGTGTGTCAAGAAAATATCCCGCACACTATGACATTATTACCAGCAGCATGAATTGTTGTTTCAAGGCAAGATGGTTATCACATTGTTTACaccaaatgttgcagcagaaatccagACATGTTTCTCCAGTTAATGGATATTCTTATGGATACTGGTAATGGATAATGAATATTCTCTATTCAAAAGCAGCCATTCAGTCGTTCAAATGGttagctaaaaaaataaatggttgAAAGATTATTGGTAAGGAGTCAAGAAACACTGAAATCACTGATTATAACCAATAATAAATAGAAAGGTTTGCAGTTTAATATGAATAATATGTAATATTTATAATACTTTCTTGAGCTTAGCATACTTCTACATTTGAATGTATTTTCAatctgatttttcttctttcctttttcccccCAGATGTTGCACTCTGGGAAATAACATGTTAGGATAGAGTTTCACTGCAAGATTATGTTCCGgttttttgatatttatttcAAAGGACTTAAATCAGCAATTTCTCACGTTGAATCAAAGACATGATGCATAGAAGCCATCAGTAATGAGCCTGTGAGCTTAGATCATAAGATACTGAAGCTTAGATGGATTAAAAATACTGCTGAACTTAGCTGATGAAAAGACCCTTCTTGTCTTTGTTCACAGTAACTGGACAATGGATTACCTTTAAGATCACTTACTGTGGTACCTTAATCATTTATGACCATTTTATGAACAGTTGTGAAAAGAAATATATGCATAGGAATATTTGTAAAAGCTGGGATGTTAACTATTATTAATACCAAAGTCATCGATTATCTAATTTTCCTCGgtttttgttctttataattttttttctccagaatGCCTGCAGAGAGGCGGTCAATAAGAGGCAGATCTGCAGTAGGTCGCTTTCCATCTGTCACTCTTGGATTTGGGGAGgacacagaggaagaaaaagaagagccaAAGGAAaacaatgttaaaaaaagaaatgcatgcCAGGAGTGGCTGCGTAAGGTCTGCCCATGCTGCTGTCCCAAgcatgatgatgtcacagacaCTGAGGTCACAGGGGTTGATGAGCCCAGTAAGGAGGACGGGGGAAACGGCGAGAAACCTGTGCCTGGTGACAAAGAGCTTGACGGTGATTACAGAATCCTTATATCCACTGTTtaccaaaaaaatgaaatgccaACAATATGAAATACTTCAACATGTCCTatgttttttcattcttttcttcaGAAGTCCTTCTCAAAGTGAAGTCAATAGACCTCCTGAAAAGCAAATCAGGGGCAAATCGCACAGAGCATCACACTCATCTCTACCAAAGTGATAATTTAATCATCCGCAGGGGGCAGAGTTTCGAGATGTGGATAACCTTATCTCGACCTTTCAACCCCACCTCCGATGAGCTTCATCTCGACCTTAAAACAGGTTTGTGAGAAGTGAATGGAGACTTTTATAAAAGTAACACATGTTatagtgttgttttgttttggggggcaacagaaaatttcaaatTTGACTGAATTTCATCCAAAATTAGCCTGAAATATTTAGAGCCAGAGTGTGAAACTGGATGGGAAGGATCCAAACTGGTCACAGCATACTCACATGTTTTCCTGAAATCTTGTGCAGCACATGATACAGTGCATATAGTGGGGAGCCTGTTCTAATATAGTCTTCTGTGAATAGGAATGAATGGAGCTAAATTGCTATTTTTTTACATGCACTTTCAGACAAAGCAGCCCCATTTTTGATTGTTTGTAATTACAGTATTGATTACATTCctgaactgaaatgaaactcaatgaaatgcagtgaaattttgtttttcttattctcCTGGTCAGTGAAGTATTTCTTTTCTGCAGTAGTTAGGCAGCAAGATGCATCCATAAACCAGATGATATTACTTCTCAAATAATCACAGTAAAATAGGAGATCACTATCAGCAACAGCTTCCTGTGTTATCTGAAGTCAAGACACgatatataaatacaaaaatccACTGGACAGCTTTGTAAAGTTAAGTTAGGCCCAGAAACCACAATAGTTGTTTGTTCCTTTTAAAATTACAGGCTCCCAATTTGTTCTCACAGCTGAAATtgggcattttaacattggaATGCATACGTGCTGACTCGCTTTTAGAGCCAATTTCAATAAGTCGCTGGGGATTGCATCAAAGTTTTTGGACTACAGGTCTTATAGGGCCCATTCATTCATTATAAATGACTCTCCTGAGAGTAGAAGCTCTCtaatttacaaaaaaaggacattttttcttttatgctcAAATCTTGTACTGTGTTTTTTTGCTGATTGTGTGTTGAGGCTGCATAGATGTGTGAAATAGATACTTATAGATATATGGGGAGGctgtggatgagggaaggggattTTTTAGTTCAGATTGCTATGGTAACAGTTCGGGTTGCTATGGTCCTGGGAGTGTTTTACAGATGCAGTCTTCAGTCCTGCTGATACTAGAGATCCCTTCTACTGACAATTCACTATCACTGCTGCCACTGCCAGCTGCATGAGCCTCCGATGCCACCTGTTTACCCACTGTGCATGCCTGTCTCTGCACACTGCCTGTGAGAATTGAATGCTATCAGACAGGGAAAACCAGTATAGATCTTACAATTACAGCTGTGTGTGATAGCAAGTTAGGGACACTTAAGTAGAATAATTACAGTGCTGCTGCTACAGAAAAGGTGGGCATCTCTTCTAGCAATGAAAATATGAAACCCTGGtcagttttttttgcttttgttttttaatgcactGTTTAATGAAAGGTTTTCATTTGGTAAAGTGACAGAAtaataatatatacattttaaattctaGATTTGGCATttagagaaacaaaaaaatatttctaaCCTGTTTTATCCATAATTTGCGACAAAAACAAGGGCGACATTCAACGTGAACACTAATTTAAAAAGCCATCTGTAATACCAGCAATAAGCAGGAGAACAAAAGCAGCAGATGATGCCAGTTTTTATGCTTTTGAAAACCACGCCACCCCTCTCCAGAACGGCACTGCATTACGAACTAAATTGCTTAACAGGAatgtctcctttttttatttccgTAACTCACTGTTTTCAGGCATGCTTACAGTACCCTATATTCAGTCTAAAGACTGTATTCTGAGACACATCAGACACACAGCACAAAAGCTAATCACAGCACAGCCTAAAACGACACACTGTTTTAAATAGTCTGGATTTTTTAGGTGAAAGAGAGTGACAGTTGAATGCTCTGACTTTTTGGTTCGGAAGCCCTGCAAAAAATTTTAAGGAGGTAATTTTCGTCACACCTGACAAAATGAAAGTGTCAGGCACAGTGAACTGCATGttgacaggttttttttcctccgtTTTTTCCCCCTGTAAGGCAGAGAAAAGGCCTGGCAGTAACCTCTATAAAACAAAAGGGTTAATACTCCCTGGAACTGTCAGATCTCAATATTTTTAGGAATAGTTGTCTTTAGAATCTTTAACCAGCAGCTGTTTACTGTTGCTTTGCAGAAATGCAGGCCGCGCGCAGCAGGAAACCATAAACTGAAGATACAAAACAAAAGTGTAAGAATGTCAAGTTGTGGCAGTTACTCATCAATTAGGAGTAAACTCTTCAACAATAATCatcagacttttttgttttttgctcatttGTACCCAGAAGTGTCTGAAAATTTCATGGCCATCTGCTAATTACAGTTCTTCTTGTGCACTGGTATAATTTATGTCCCAATTACTGAGCAATAGCCACCGAAAACAGAAGGCTTCATCAACTGGTCTCCTTGAATATCTACAGCACTTATCATGCATATTTATCTGTTAGATTTAACAAGCTTGTCGAATTATAAAGGAGTCTTGCTCATTTCCAAGGATATTTTTTCATTCTTGGACTCAACTACAGAGGCCTTAGTAACTCTTTCTTGATTCTTGTTTTAAAATATCCTAATTTATCTTATCATGAGTTATGTTGAACCCCAACATTTCATCCACTGtttgggaaaaaacaaaaacaaaaaagctgtaTTAACTTTTCTCCTTTTACAGTTAACATTCCTTTAAGTCAATTTTCCTCTGATTGGCAGCCTCATGAAAACAGACGGTTTAGACAGCAGGTGGGAGGGGCTTATGTGTTCACACTcagagctgtgtgcctgagaCAATTAtgtttctctccctctgtttctctcttgctctctttttttaaataaaagaaaatcataaaaTCTTCCCTGAACCAGAGTTAGAGTGTAGAGTAGCTGGCACTGGGTTATGGTCGCTCAGTGGTTGTCTAAAGGTGTAGTCTTTGTTCATGTTAATGAACTTGCTATCTTTATCACTCGTGGCGAGTGGTGCACAGCTGCTGCTTTCCCATCAGCCAGTAAGTCATTATGCTGTCCTGGCATCTCCTGTCtattttttcctccctcttgGTCACTATAATGCAGAGGCAACTACGTTTTTCCTAACAATGGCCGTTTCATTCATTTTCCTCATGTCTTTGCGAGCCGCTTTCGATTCCTTTTGTCACACACAATCAGTGGCTTGTCTGTCCATGACTGAATCAGATAAACATCTCAGGGTGAAACTGGAGAAAAGCAAATCAGTTCTGTTAAGGCATTTGAAAACACAGTCAAGACAAGGTCACACCCACTGAGGGTAGAGAGTGATAGCCATGGAAAGCTGTTATTTTCCACAATCACTTTAGAAGGAGAGCTCCTTAATGTGGCAACAAATTGAACATTTCAGCCGTTTGCACTGTGGGAAATTGTGAGTTTATATATTACAGAAAacactgttgtgtttgttgtctttGAAGATCAGGCTTTCTTTTGATAATGATGAAGCCATACAGTAACTTCAAACGTCAAGATAGTGAAGCTGAAAACATGGAGACTTTTATAGTACAGCTGCACTAAGATCAAATGCTGTCACACAAggcttgcgtgtgtgtgtgtgtgtgtgtgtgtgtgtgtgtgtgtgtgtgtgtgtgtgtgtgtgtgtgtgtgtgtgtgtgtgtgtgtgtgtgtgggtgtgtgtgtgtagacagCTTGTCAGGACAGAGCTTtctgtgttccttctttttagTTTCTGTTGTTCAAACATACTCTTTAAGCTGGGAATGCAGGTGTGGTTTTAATTGAGGGAAGTGATTCTTAAAAAAACCAACATAAGAAAAAGCGCAGTAACTGTTTGGGCATGTTATGAATAACAGCCAgtaacactttttttcttttctttttcacctaCTAAGGTCCACTGGCAGTAGTGGCAAAGGGAACTCATGTAATCATCCCACTGGTGGCGAAGCTGGAGGGTGATCGCTGGGAGGCTACTGTTgtgaaacaggaggacaaaaaGATAAAACTGTTGGTGAATTCTCCACCCACAGCTGTCATTGGCCGATATCAACTCACAGTGGAAACAAATAATCAAAATGGCTCAGCCAGTTCCACACATGACCCTGCCAATGACATCTACATATTATTTAACCCCTGGTGTCAAGGTAAATATGAACATACTGCCACCAACCCTACTTTATACCTGTGTGGGTTGTGGTGATGGTAACATGCAGTTTCATTTCTAGGGTGGGCCACGTCAGGCTATTGTGTAGGTTATCGTGTAAATTTAATACAGAACTTGAATGGCATTATTAGAGTTTTTTGAAACAATAAATTaggcttttgtgttttgtcctcTGGCATAGtgttaaataagaaaatcaaaTTCTCATATTGAGAATGGCAAAAGTTGGGTTAAATCACCTAGtatatcatatttgatacatacaGTTTTTTTGGGACCTCAAAAGCATCAGTGTGAAGAAGTTACACAACAAATTTTgaagaaattaagaaaaaaatgccagatgtaccaaatacaatacaaaataaaaaatcatatatggaaattaaaatgtattttttaaacaaatttggtttttgttcaggctttaaagggttaattttTGTTTGCAGTATTGTTGTTCGTGGTAGCCTGGTCACTTATGTTCACTTATGGTGCTACTATCTTTTGTACAAAATAGCAGTATCTTCCCACAGATATCACTAAATATAACATGCTCAGGTTAAGGAGATGCTGGCAAGAGTATTTTTCTTGCCAGCATCTCCCTCCTTCTGTTCAGCTTCATCTTCTTATGTTGTAGTGAGTGTATCTTTTCAAAAATACCACACTATTTCTTTGAACAATGCCCTATACAAAGCAGTGACAGTCCTTAAAATGACAACTTCTGAACAACTCAAAAGTCCCATACAAATATTACAAGCGTCACCAGACTACAACAGACGTATGCCATCATTTCCAAATATATGCGTAGGAGGTGCGCTTATACAACAGGCACAGTATGGATATACCCTTGTCATCAATTCAAAATAAATCCCCACAGACAGCCTTCAAGAATGACTCAGACAGTTTAATAAGAGACATTTTAGGGTGGTAAAAATACCATGAAACTGTGATAGAAAAGAATTCAAATTTGGAAGATAAAGGTAGAGTCTATGCTTCAGAGTGACCTTATGTTATTTCCATTTAAAATTGTGTCCTATTTTCTGTCAGATGACATTGTGTACATGGATTCTGAAGATGAAAGGCAAGAGTACATCCTAAATGACACTGGACGAATCTACTATGGCACAAAGGATCAAATTGGAGCAAGGACATGGAACTACGGACAGGTGAGGGAGCTCTGAATGTTAATGTTTACTGAACAAGCTTAGCAGTCGAAACTGACATGGTCTCCTCgtgttttcctttcatttgaTATCAGTTTAATGACGGGATTCTGGCTGTCTGCCTCTTTGTCATGGAAAAGAGTGGAACTTCTCCATCTGGTTGGGGCGACCCAATTAATGTGGTGCGAATCATCTCAGCAATGGTGAGACACGATCCTAACTAACTAAGACATCACCGGACATACAATGAATAGTAAAATATGTTAAACCACGCATGCCATAGCATAGTGCCCTCAACAAAGGCACTGGCTGAACGCTGGAGTGGATACCAAGTGGCCAAATGGTGGCTGCACACTTCTGCTTACACCTGCTGTGGATTAAATGCAAAAGACAAATGTCCATATTTgaattaataaacaaaacaccTAGCTAACGTAAGGTATTTCAGGTATTGTCCTTGAAGTCAaccatgaaagcatgaaacactttctttatttcttaggTAAACTCCCCTGATGACCAAGGTGTTTTGGAGGGAAACTGGTCAGGAGATTATTCAAATGGAACTTCTCCAACAGTGTGGAGTGGAAGTGTAGAAATCCTCAAGGAATACCACAAAAAGAATGGAACACCTGTTAAATATGGCCAGTGCTGGGTCTTTGCTGGTGTAGTCACTACAGGTTAGCGTTTTTTCAGCTTACAATATGTTTATTTGATCCCCATAAGTGACTGATACGATATTAAACCCCAATGTCTCATTGTCTTCCTTTCAGTTTTACGGTGTTTAGGCGTTCCCACCCGAACTGTGACCAACTTCAGCTCAGCACATGACACAGATGTTTCATTGACAACAGATGTGTACCTGGACGAGAACCTGGAGCCTATAGAGTACCTCAATGTAGACTCAATCTGGTACGTTTACCATATGTAACATTTACCTTGACTTACAAAGAAGGAGGTTTAGCGCTGCATGACTCCACTGGCTTAATCTAAAGGTGCTCCTCAGTAGTACAAGCAACCAGTATTTGGACACAACTTAATAAATAAGTGTTATAGCCTAATATTTTAAGTCTGAACATACAAAGATGGCAACATCAGCAcatgtgtctttatttatatattggTATGTGGTTGATTTACTTTAAAATTGTTACGACAGGTTGTAAAAACTACTTGCAGAGACTTCATAGTACTTGACAGATTTATGGGGAACTAATATTTCCACAGCTGTCCTCACTATAACTTTAGTTTACCAACCATTGCTTTTCTGAAGGAACTTCCATGTGTGGAATGACTGCTGGATGGCTCGTGAGGACTTACCTCCTGGCAACGGAGGATGGCAGGCTGTCGACGCCACGCCTCAAGAGACCAGCCAGGGCACCTATTGCTGTGGCCCTGCTTCTCTCGCCGCTGTGCGCTATGGTCAGGTCTTCCTGAAACATGACACTTCTTTTGTGTTTGCTGAGGTTTGTGAAATATTCTTCTTTACTGTGTTTTGGGAAGGTAGAAGACATTTATTATGGTAGATATGAAACATATTTACTGTATACTGATAAGGATTCATGTGGCACCCATTAAATATATGCATGACGGCTTCCTTTGTGGTGGGGACTTTATTTTCTAACCCTATCTGTTTCATCGATATCTTCAGGTGAACAGTGATAAAATATACTGGCAGAAGAATGCAGATGGGACCTTCAGTCAAATATACAGTGAGAAAAAGATTGTGGGCGTCTCCATCAGCACCAAAGCAGTTGGCTCTGATGAACGCAGTGATATCACCCACCTTTACAAACATCCTGAAGGTAGCATGAAACTAAAAAGCCGACACTTACATAATGACTTAAAGGAGATCACAAACACTTATTTAGAAAGGGCTATGACTGAGATATTATTGTTGGATAACTTATTGAATTATCTCAATATTTCTTGTCATTCTCAGGCTCAGATGAGGAACGCATTGCTGTGGAAACAGCATGTAGCTATGGCTCCAAAGCAAAAGCTTATTCATCTCCTACAGCAGAGGATGTCTCTTTAGAAGTTACACTAGATGGTGAAGGTCCTAAAATGGGAAAAGATGCAGAGCTGATGATCACGTTGAAAAACAGCAGTTCACAGCAACGCAGTGTCAGTCTGCACAGCCAGGTGTCAGTCATGTATTACACCGGTGTCCACAAAGCTACAGTCAGAACTGACACGACAGATATAGAAGTACTTCCCAATGAGGGTGAGTGGAGCATTTCATTTTGGGTGACTTTTATTTCATCAGCAGCATCACAAGGCTTATCTCataaggaaaataaatatttttttctataacTTACTGAAGTCTGGATCGTAGTCCCTT
This window harbors:
- the LOC116331245 gene encoding protein-glutamine gamma-glutamyltransferase K, whose translation is MPAERRSIRGRSAVGRFPSVTLGFGEDTEEEKEEPKENNVKKRNACQEWLRKVCPCCCPKHDDVTDTEVTGVDEPSKEDGGNGEKPVPGDKELDEVLLKVKSIDLLKSKSGANRTEHHTHLYQSDNLIIRRGQSFEMWITLSRPFNPTSDELHLDLKTGPLAVVAKGTHVIIPLVAKLEGDRWEATVVKQEDKKIKLLVNSPPTAVIGRYQLTVETNNQNGSASSTHDPANDIYILFNPWCQDDIVYMDSEDERQEYILNDTGRIYYGTKDQIGARTWNYGQFNDGILAVCLFVMEKSGTSPSGWGDPINVVRIISAMVNSPDDQGVLEGNWSGDYSNGTSPTVWSGSVEILKEYHKKNGTPVKYGQCWVFAGVVTTVLRCLGVPTRTVTNFSSAHDTDVSLTTDVYLDENLEPIEYLNVDSIWNFHVWNDCWMAREDLPPGNGGWQAVDATPQETSQGTYCCGPASLAAVRYGQVFLKHDTSFVFAEVNSDKIYWQKNADGTFSQIYSEKKIVGVSISTKAVGSDERSDITHLYKHPEGSDEERIAVETACSYGSKAKAYSSPTAEDVSLEVTLDGEGPKMGKDAELMITLKNSSSQQRSVSLHSQVSVMYYTGVHKATVRTDTTDIEVLPNEEKILEWTLEYKDYKDKLMDQAALMLTVSGRVKETQQILATQFSFRLRTPDLIIKPLGKAVVGEKMSVEISFTNPLPQVLKAVVFHVEGLGLLTARKINYGDIGSHASVSLTEQFIPTLSGTRKLLASLDCKQLTQVHGVSDITVEEKSNASL